From the genome of Flavobacterium sediminis:
CTGCTGCCAATACGGCAATAATCGAAAAAATACCAACAGTTACACCCAACAATGACAGTAGTGTACGCAGTTTGTTATTTCGAAGCGCATTCAGTGCAAAAGCCAGACTTTCTTTTAGTAACCTTAAATATAAAAGCATAAATTTATGATTCTTGTTGATAAGTAGAAATAATTACTACTTTGTTACAAAAAAAGAACAAAATCAGGTTATTAATTTTGAAAGTACACCTAACAATAACTACTTTTGCAGCTTAAATTAAACAACACAATGAACACAGCAAAATCAATTCAATCTGCCTTAATTTCGGTATTCGATAAAACGGGATTAGAACCCATTGTAAAAGCCCTGCACCAAAACAGTGTAACTATCTATTCTACAGGAGGTACGGAAGCTTTTATCAAAGATCTTGGAATCCCAGTAGTAGCAGTAGAAGATGTTACTTCGTATCCTTCTATTTTAGGCGGAAGAGTTAAAACATTACACCCTAAAGTTTTCGGAGGTATCTTAAACCGGCAAGATAATCCATCCGATGTTCAGCAGATGGAAGAATACAACATTCCGCAGATCGATTTGGTGATCGTTGATTTATATCCTTTTGAAAAAACAGTAGCATCAGGAGCAAGTGAAGCAGATATCATAGAAAAAATAGATATCGGTGGTATTTCTTTAATCAGAGCTGCTGCTAAAAACTTTAAAGATACAGTTATTGTTCCTTCTGTTGAAGAATATGCTTTGTTCCTAGATTTCTATACAAACGAAAAAGGAGCCACGACTTTAGAACAAAGAAAATTATTGGCTACTAAAGCATTCCACGTATCGTCTAATTACGATACTGCTATATTCAATTACTTCAATACTGACGAAACTTACTACAAAGCCAGTGTGGCTAACGGACAAACACTTCGTTACGGTGAAAATCCGCACCAAAAAGGTTTCTTTTTCGGCGACTTTGACGAAATGTTTACCAAATTAAACGGAAAAGAGTTATCATATAACAACTTATTAGATGTTGACGCAGCTGTTAACCTGATAGGAGAATTTAAAAATGACTTACCGACTTTCGCTATCTTAAAACACAACAATGCTTGTGGTATAGCTACCCGACCGTCTATGAAAGAAGCTTATGTAGATGCACTAGCCGGTGACCCTACCAGCGCTTTCGGAGGTGTTTTAATCGCAAACGGTAATATCGATTTGGCAACCGCAGAAGAGATACACTCACTTTTTTGCGAAGTGATTATCGCTCCTTCATTTGATGAAGATGCTGTAGAATTATTAAAAGGAAAGAAAAACAGGATCATTTTAGTACTACATAACGTAGCTCTTCCGGAAAAACAAGTGAGAACTTGCTTAAACGGAATATTGATCCAAGAAAAAGATAATGTAACAGACAATAAAGAACATCTAACTGTCGTTACAAAGCTAGCACCGACAGAGGCTGAAATTAACGATCTGTTATTTGCATCTAAGATTTGCAAACACACAAAGTCAAACACTATTGTTTTAGCTAAAAACGGACAACTTTGTGCTTCAGGAACCGGACAAACATCAAGAGTTGATGCATTAAGACAAGCTATTGATAAAGCAAAATCTTTTAATTTTGACTTAAAAGGAGCTGTAATGGCAAGCGATGCTTTCTTCCCGTTCCCGGATTGTGTGGAAATAGCAGATCACGCAGGAATAACAGCTGTGATTCAACCTGGCGGTTCAATAAAAGACGAATTAAGCACCAACTATTGCAATGAAAATAATATGGCAATGGTATTTACAGGTACTCGTCATTTTAAACATTAATTTTATTAAATTTGTGAGTTAGATAAATATTAACTTTAAAACCCTGGAGAGATTAGTATGGGATTTTTTGATTTCATGACCGAGGACATTGCAATTGACCTTGGAACCGCAAACACCTTGATTATTCATAACGACAAAGTTGTAATTGACAGTCCGTCAATTGTTGCTCGTGACAGGATAACAGGGAAAATTATTGCTGTTGGTAAAGAGGCCAATATGATGCAAGGGAAGACCCATGAAAACATCAAAACCATACGTCCTCTGAAAGATGGTGTAATTGCAGACTTTGATGCCTCAGAAAAAATGCTTCAGTTATTCATTAAAAGCATTCCGGCATTAAAGAAAAAACTATTCACTCCTGCATTGCGTTTGGTTATCTGTATTCCTTCAGGAATTACAGAGGTGGAAATGCGGGCAGTAAAAGAATCTGCAGAAAGAGTTAATGGTAAAGAAGTATACTTAATTCATGAGCCTATGGCTGCTGCAATCGGTATCGGTGTCGACATTATGCAGCCTAAAGGAAATATGATCGTGGATATCGGAGGAGGTACTACCGAAATTGCAGTAATTGCTTTGGGTGGTATCGTTTGTGATAAATCAGTAAAAATTGCCGGTGATGTTTTCACAAATGACATCATTTATTACATGAGAACGCAACACAACTTATTCGTAGGAGAAACCACCGCTGAAAAAATTAAGATCCAAATCGGTGCTGCTACAGAAGATTTAGACAGCCCTCCGGAAGAAATGTCCGTTCAGGGTAGAGATTTACTAACAGGTAAGCCAAAGCAAGTTGATGTTTCGTATCGTGAAATTGCAAAAGCATTAGACAAATCTATCCAAAGAGTTGAGGATGCCGTTATGGAAACATTATCACAAACACCGCCGGAATTAGCAGCAGACATTTACAACACCGGAATTTATTTAGCCGGAGGAGGATCTATGTTAAGAGGACTTGATAAAAGGATTTCATTAAAAACCGACTTACCGGTCTACATTGCTGAAGATCCCCTAAGAGCTGTTGTAAGAGGAACAGGAATTGCTCTGAAAAATATTAACCGTTTCAAAAGTATACTGATCAAATAAAAAGTAGTTCATGCAGCAAATATTAAATTTCCTAATAAAAAACAGCTATAAGATGCTGTTTTTGCTGCTTTTGGGCATTAGCTTAATTCTCACTATAAAATCTCATTCTTACCACAGAAGTGAGTATATTAATTCAGCAAATGCTATCACAGGAGGTGTTTATGAAAACATAAATTCCATGAATGAATATTTGAGTCTGAAGCAAAAAAATAACAGCTTAGCGGAAGAGAATGCTCGTTTGAAAGAGTTGCTGTTCAACAAAAAAGACACTTTGCTTAACATCAAAGATATCGTAGTAAGAGAACATGATAAATTTACTATCCGGAAAGCAAAAGTTATCAAAAATCAATTCAACACGAGAGAGAATTACCTGACGCTGAATATTGGTGCGAAAGACAGTATCAAAACAGATATGGGAGTGATTAACGATAAAGGAATCGTAGGCATTATTGAAAAAACATCCAATCATTTTGCTACCGTATTAAGCGTATTGAATACCAAATCCAGAATCAATGCCAAAATCAAAAATTCAGAACATTTCGGATCTTTGGCTTGGGATGGCAAAAATGTAGGATATGTTCAATTAATGGATGTTCCCAGATTGGCATCTCTGAAAAAAGGAGATTCTATTGTAACCGGTGCTGATTCCGAGATCTTTCCGGAGAACATTCCTATAGGGAAGATAGACAAAGTTTATATCGATAAAAAAACAAATTATTATATTATTAACGTAAGACTTTTTAACGACATGACGGCATTAGGTTATG
Proteins encoded in this window:
- the purH gene encoding bifunctional phosphoribosylaminoimidazolecarboxamide formyltransferase/IMP cyclohydrolase, coding for MNTAKSIQSALISVFDKTGLEPIVKALHQNSVTIYSTGGTEAFIKDLGIPVVAVEDVTSYPSILGGRVKTLHPKVFGGILNRQDNPSDVQQMEEYNIPQIDLVIVDLYPFEKTVASGASEADIIEKIDIGGISLIRAAAKNFKDTVIVPSVEEYALFLDFYTNEKGATTLEQRKLLATKAFHVSSNYDTAIFNYFNTDETYYKASVANGQTLRYGENPHQKGFFFGDFDEMFTKLNGKELSYNNLLDVDAAVNLIGEFKNDLPTFAILKHNNACGIATRPSMKEAYVDALAGDPTSAFGGVLIANGNIDLATAEEIHSLFCEVIIAPSFDEDAVELLKGKKNRIILVLHNVALPEKQVRTCLNGILIQEKDNVTDNKEHLTVVTKLAPTEAEINDLLFASKICKHTKSNTIVLAKNGQLCASGTGQTSRVDALRQAIDKAKSFNFDLKGAVMASDAFFPFPDCVEIADHAGITAVIQPGGSIKDELSTNYCNENNMAMVFTGTRHFKH
- a CDS encoding rod shape-determining protein → MGFFDFMTEDIAIDLGTANTLIIHNDKVVIDSPSIVARDRITGKIIAVGKEANMMQGKTHENIKTIRPLKDGVIADFDASEKMLQLFIKSIPALKKKLFTPALRLVICIPSGITEVEMRAVKESAERVNGKEVYLIHEPMAAAIGIGVDIMQPKGNMIVDIGGGTTEIAVIALGGIVCDKSVKIAGDVFTNDIIYYMRTQHNLFVGETTAEKIKIQIGAATEDLDSPPEEMSVQGRDLLTGKPKQVDVSYREIAKALDKSIQRVEDAVMETLSQTPPELAADIYNTGIYLAGGGSMLRGLDKRISLKTDLPVYIAEDPLRAVVRGTGIALKNINRFKSILIK
- the mreC gene encoding rod shape-determining protein MreC, encoding MQQILNFLIKNSYKMLFLLLLGISLILTIKSHSYHRSEYINSANAITGGVYENINSMNEYLSLKQKNNSLAEENARLKELLFNKKDTLLNIKDIVVREHDKFTIRKAKVIKNQFNTRENYLTLNIGAKDSIKTDMGVINDKGIVGIIEKTSNHFATVLSVLNTKSRINAKIKNSEHFGSLAWDGKNVGYVQLMDVPRLASLKKGDSIVTGADSEIFPENIPIGKIDKVYIDKKTNYYIINVRLFNDMTALGYVYVIENKLKTEKETLESQTESNP